In Hemiscyllium ocellatum isolate sHemOce1 chromosome 33, sHemOce1.pat.X.cur, whole genome shotgun sequence, the following are encoded in one genomic region:
- the LOC132831397 gene encoding noggin-like isoform X2: MPRELPRTATTPFPCQAVIVFLLLQSGSLAQPRSRSADAQAGRPGTRLRPTPRPGSEAEAETAWGRMKVSNSVRPYSLSLSDDHYRYSPRPKQLNSKRLRKLLGPSFDPFWMSVTGRHGNESERGHLPQLSGELAAAALRLRGKLWHEAQRLEPAAVASEAVKAQWRRWLVREAICPLTSQWVDLGAIFWPRWVRHTDCDTGRASCFWPPGMSCTQAEWAHIKLLVWHCWTVKERVRVAQQCTWRQF, encoded by the coding sequence ATGCCTCGGGAGCTCCCTCGCACCGCTACGACCCCCTTTCCCTGTCAGGCCGTTATCGTTTTCCTCCTGCTACAGTCCGGATCGTTAGCACAGCCGCGAAGTCGCTCTGCGGATGCCCAGGCGGGAAGGCCGGGTACCCGGCTCCGGCCTACTCCACGCCCAGGGTCCGAGGCCGAGGCCGAGACCGCTTGGGGTAGGATGAAGGTTTCGAACAGCGTCCGGCCCTACTCCCTCAGCCTGAGCGACGACCATTACCGTTACTCACCGAGACCGAAGCAACTCAACTCGAAGAGGCTTAGGAAGCTCCTCGGTCCCTCCTTCGACCCCTTCTGGATGTCGGTTACGGGTCGCCATGGGAACGAGAGTGAGCGCGGCCACCTGCCGCAACTGAGCGGCGAGCTCGCGGCCGCGGCACTGCGGCTGCGCGGGAAGCTCTGGCACGAGGCTCAGCGGTTGGAGCCGGCCGCCGTGGCCAGCGAGGCGGTTAAGGCCCAGTGGAGGCGCTGGCTGGTGCGCGAGGCTATCTGTCCCCTCACGTCCCAGTGGGTGGACCTGGGGGCCATTTTCTGGCCGAGGTGGGTGAGGCATACCGACTGCGACACGGGCCGGGCCAGCTGCTTCTGGCCCCCGGGCATGAGCTGCACACAAGCCGAGTGGGCACACATCAAGCTGCTGGTGTGGCACTGCTGGACGGTGAAGGAACGAGTGAGGGTAGCGCAGCAGTGCACCTGGAGGCAG
- the LOC132831397 gene encoding noggin-like isoform X1, with product MPRELPRTATTPFPCQAVIVFLLLQSGSLAQPRSRSADAQAGRPGTRLRPTPRPGSEAEAETAWGRMKVSNSVRPYSLSLSDDHYRYSPRPKQLNSKRLRKLLGPSFDPFWMSVTGRHGNESERGHLPQLSGELAAAALRLRGKLWHEAQRLEPAAVASEAVKAQWRRWLVREAICPLTSQWVDLGAIFWPRWVRHTDCDTGRASCFWPPGMSCTQAEWAHIKLLVWHCWTVKERVRVAQQCTWRQPRTREEDRTLKFKPGHSRVMPGSIFHTEVLILKVRSHGDGSGERNSHFKELVQQQGC from the exons ATGCCTCGGGAGCTCCCTCGCACCGCTACGACCCCCTTTCCCTGTCAGGCCGTTATCGTTTTCCTCCTGCTACAGTCCGGATCGTTAGCACAGCCGCGAAGTCGCTCTGCGGATGCCCAGGCGGGAAGGCCGGGTACCCGGCTCCGGCCTACTCCACGCCCAGGGTCCGAGGCCGAGGCCGAGACCGCTTGGGGTAGGATGAAGGTTTCGAACAGCGTCCGGCCCTACTCCCTCAGCCTGAGCGACGACCATTACCGTTACTCACCGAGACCGAAGCAACTCAACTCGAAGAGGCTTAGGAAGCTCCTCGGTCCCTCCTTCGACCCCTTCTGGATGTCGGTTACGGGTCGCCATGGGAACGAGAGTGAGCGCGGCCACCTGCCGCAACTGAGCGGCGAGCTCGCGGCCGCGGCACTGCGGCTGCGCGGGAAGCTCTGGCACGAGGCTCAGCGGTTGGAGCCGGCCGCCGTGGCCAGCGAGGCGGTTAAGGCCCAGTGGAGGCGCTGGCTGGTGCGCGAGGCTATCTGTCCCCTCACGTCCCAGTGGGTGGACCTGGGGGCCATTTTCTGGCCGAGGTGGGTGAGGCATACCGACTGCGACACGGGCCGGGCCAGCTGCTTCTGGCCCCCGGGCATGAGCTGCACACAAGCCGAGTGGGCACACATCAAGCTGCTGGTGTGGCACTGCTGGACGGTGAAGGAACGAGTGAGGGTAGCGCAGCAGTGCACCTGGAGGCAG CCCAGAACAAGGGAAGAGGACAGAACCTTAAAATTCAAGCCAGGCCATTCGAGGGTGATGCCAGGAAGCatatttcatacagagg